DNA from Atribacteraceae bacterium:
TAGTCCGGCCGAACTTCGTAATCGATCCAGGTAACCGCGGGAAAGGAGCGAACCTCTATTCTTCCCCGACCTTCCAGAAAACGTGGCTCAACCGTTATCGTCAAATCCAGCGTGGAAACCCGGATCACCTCCGGGTCGGAAGGAAGTACTGTGACGCCGCGGAAAAGCGGAGCGGAATCCCACACCGTGCGGAGAAACAGCGGTACTGTCCAGTCGGTTCCTCCGGCCTCCAGGATAACTCGTTCCGGGAGATCGATTCGCCAGGGCAGGGCAAAACTCAAAAAGACAAGTAGGCCGCAAACCCCGGAAACCAGACTTTTCCACATCAGCCTCCCCCCAAAAAACGCAAAGCAAGCAAGGAGTATATCCGGCTGGCGGCAACCACCTGGGTAATCGAAACATATTCATTCGCCCCATGCGCTTCCTCTATCCGACCGGGCCCGAAAATAAGAGTCGGGATCCCGACTCCGAAGAGGTACGACGCTTCGCAGGAAGCGGGAAAGGGAGCAAATATAGGCATTTCTCCGGGCACATCGGAGATGGAACGGGCCAGGATATCGATCTCTTTCATATTCCTGGGAATTTTCACCGGCGGCAGGTGGGGAATGGACTGCTCAAGGTCAAAAGTGAATCCTTTCGGTCGATTCAGAATAGCGGTTCCCAAAATTTTTCTGAGATCTTCTGTCAGTCGATCCAAGCTATAATCCGGGAGTGTTCGGGCATCGATTTCGAAGTGGCACAGCTCCGGCACAACATTGGCCGATACCCCCCCCTGCATCCGCCCAACATTCAGGGAAGGGTGTCCCAGATCCGGATCCGCGAATTTTCGCAACTCACCATTCAGCGACTCGATGAGCCGGATCATATCCGCAGCCATGCAAATGGCGTTGCTTCCCTGTTCGGCCATGCCGGCATGGGCCGCTTTCCCTTTCACCTTGACCCGAAACCCGGCAACTCCCCGGTGACCCAAACTGATATTCAGGTCGGTCGGCTCTCCCACAACCGCAAAATCGACCGGTTCTCCACTTTCCTGATAGGAAGCGATCCAGGTTTTCATACCCGCGTTATCCCGTTCCTCATCGACCACGAAGAGCAATTTCAGGCGGCCATAGAGAGAATGAGAAAAAAGGGAGACCATACGGGCGGCATAGACCATAGCCCCCAAGGCCCCTTTCATATCGCAAGCACCACGCCCGAAGAGATGATTATCGAGAATCTGACCGCCCAATGGAGGATTACGCCAGCCGCTGCCCAGAGGAGTCGTGTCCAGGTGTCCATTCAAGAGCAGTGTCGGCCCTTCCCCAAGCGCTCCCTGAATTTCAGCCAGCAGATTGGCCCGTCCATCCTCGACCTCCTGCCAGGTAACCCGAACTTGGTGATCGATGAAATAGTTGGCGATAAACCGGGCAATTTCATGTTCGCCTTTTGA
Protein-coding regions in this window:
- a CDS encoding M20 family metallopeptidase, coding for MADWKALLDGEFDLFEPINVAQSLIRIASVSGSKGEHEIARFIANYFIDHQVRVTWQEVEDGRANLLAEIQGALGEGPTLLLNGHLDTTPLGSGWRNPPLGGQILDNHLFGRGACDMKGALGAMVYAARMVSLFSHSLYGRLKLLFVVDEERDNAGMKTWIASYQESGEPVDFAVVGEPTDLNISLGHRGVAGFRVKVKGKAAHAGMAEQGSNAICMAADMIRLIESLNGELRKFADPDLGHPSLNVGRMQGGVSANVVPELCHFEIDARTLPDYSLDRLTEDLRKILGTAILNRPKGFTFDLEQSIPHLPPVKIPRNMKEIDILARSISDVPGEMPIFAPFPASCEASYLFGVGIPTLIFGPGRIEEAHGANEYVSITQVVAASRIYSLLALRFLGGG